TGAAATACATCTCCATATTTTAGAAACGTGCAGCAGAACAGTGTCATTTACTGCAGCGCTTCTGGTCCAGTGTGAGGGCCACTTTATATTGAtgatcaatcaggcagtgaagatcaggGATTTTTAAAGGAATCAGATCTGAAACAGTGTGATTGTATAATGCAGGGGTCTGCGGGGTcttcaaaagtattcaaagttgataaatcaatgtagagaaatctaaagctcttaaaaagtcttcagtgctattttgcaaggtattaaatttaAGCATGGGCTGATATAAGGGTCTGAcgctatgataaccttggataaaaatatcatggtatcATGGTATTAGATATTCTTTAAAAATACCTggataaacaaaacttttttcccttttgaacacaaaatattttattttgagaaactttttaaatattttgcacaaGAAACAAGTCAGGCGGAGTGTATTATTGACTTGTGCCGTCTTCATTtgattcaaaaacagatttctttactatttaaaacatcaTCTATGGAGatgttttctgctggagatactgttgtcctattaatcaaaacaaaaaaaaatgtaaataaaaaatcgtactcataccttaggaactgtaaagcatttttaaaaccttgacttttccaaagtgCAGTATacattgaaaacggttatcgtctcaTTGCTAATTAAATTTTAGATCATTTTTGATTTGGCAAGGTTTAATTgtgtgctaaagtttgcctgaattaaatctgcgtatatcaggatgctgtgtagttaatgaaatcaatgaaatcctgctagatttgacatcatgctgctttgtatACTGCAGTAATCAAGGCAATACCATCACTCCTGCGCTTCTATAGGCGCCAACCTGCGGAATTAGCTAGATGTAATAGATTTTAATTCTGTATATGAATGACGTTTCAGTTTTAGGTtagtttcttacatttatatttagtaaatatattgtaagtTAAAGTCTTGCCAGTGTTTCCGGTTAAAAAGTGGTtaaattattagtatttaaaGAGTCTTAAAGGTCTTAAAGGGTACTGAATTTCACTCTCTGGTTCCTGTATTTACCCTGTAATGGCAGGACAGTTCACCAGAAGTGCAAATAAAAAACTCCTCATTCATATAGCCCATTACAGTAGTGCAGGTAAACTAGTAATTCAATACTAAAGACCATGGGGCCGTTTAGGGGCCCTTAGATTTACTATAGGGGCCCAATCAAACACAGCCATCACCAGAATGTTGTCACAGGGCCCGTACCTGCTAAACACTTtggatgtgattttttttttaaataacaaatgattcagcggagtgatatggagctgtagtGCTGTCtgaacctgccggaactactttagctgtgcctttatctgacaataaaCCTTAAAGtgcccatcagccaatcagaatcaagcattcaacagtaGTGACAGTAATAGAGCGATTCACCGTCTGTGGTGTTGTCCCAGAAGCAGGAGGAGGCCGACTGAAGGCCAGCGCCGTTCTTCTGCATGATGATGCACGTGACTGCAGGAGAAACAGCAGATGATCAGCACACTAACCTCAGCAGATACTGCACAGCCCCACTACAGGTTTCTCACCGATGTATTTGAAGGGTTTGCCTAGTTTGCTGAGCTGCCCGAGACACTGCTCCGCCACACTGGACGTCCACTGGCTCACACGATTGTGTTCATACATGTTTCTGCCGATCACCGCTTCTAGAGACTGAACACACACAGTTAACTCTAATGTGTGGTCTTTATTCCTCTGTATTGCTCTTGTTTATGTGATTGTTACTGAATATTGTCCATGTAATCTATACGCTTTTTGTTGGATTGTTTtgcatgttaataataataatattatatgaaaCATGGGCACAGAAGAGCTGAAAGACAATACATTAGAGAAGTAACTGGGAAGACTTTAAATGCAGATATTAtcgttatttatatttactttaaagtAATCAGATTAAAGTGCGAGACTCCTGTAACTTGTAATGTGTCAACCAGTACAGtctaaaagggatacagctgcaaaTACATCAATATAGCATATTTTTGTGACACTATACaacaataaatcagatttttacgTTACTGAGAAGGTTGATATTGGATTAGACgttattaataaacaattaatgtgtaatttacaaataatatgaataattctctgtataattgctgtttttacattgcAAAGAGCGGTCGGTTTAGGGTAGacgtcaataaaatacaatttaattggtGATGTAAAAAGAATACGAATAATACTCGGTATATTTAGTGTTTTAACATTACTGTGATAGTCTGGGTTAAGcttagggtaggggtagatgttaataaaatacagctaacaggtaatttaattaccaatataaataattatcgttATCTCtcggccgcagctgtatcccttctagcaacagcCGCGTTCACCCCAAAACAGTTCATAACCCACTCAGACATTAAaccacacataaaacacacattttgtggacattaaacacattaaatacacATGAATCAGCATCATCATCGTCTGAGAAAAAGAAACTCGCCTCTTTCACGATGCTGCTCACTTCGTCCACTATAAACGCGCTCTGGAAAACACGACAATAAACACAGGCGTAAGACAAACGCCGTATTACTGCAGCACTATGAAGATTTcagcatttacatatttatttaatcctGCACATCTTTTACCTCTTCTACTGTCTGATCGTCGTCCATGTTTGCTTGTTGTCGTCAGCCCGAGTGGTTGTCATGGAAATAATACGTTGCCTACGTCGTGACGCACAGAAAACGTACGGCATGCgtgtttaaagtaaaattaataagtaaataaatgtaaataaacgcGTCGTAAAAATGTCAGGTATGACAGAATGCTAAATCATTATGCAGAGCCACGTTTTTGCCAAAATGCAAACCTTGTTTGAGCAGATTGAatggaaaacactttgaaatttaCCCATCAATAAAGTAAGCATTATGTATAAAGCAGTGACTTATAACCCGATTACTTTAATGTATACAGTGAAAACAAGTTGCTGCAAAAATGTTTAGagactttttttgtaaattagaCGAGGAAACCATAAACATTTATACCCAAATGTTTAGCTTTGAtgttgaatatttaatatttatatataataaatagtatATATTAAATTGCATTGAATGCATTACATTTAATTATGATTATATTCTTcaatatttataaactaattttaaattaaaaacgagACCTGTAATATCTATGATTGACCGCTAAATATTGTTATGTTATAAATATTATGCATTTTATACAaagaaatttatttaataaaaattatagcCTAActataactaataactaatatttgtttttgtttttttgtattatttcgtttttgttacattattgtaaatgaattgtagttttaaatgataaatattataCAGCAAATTACATCACACACATTACAATTAAttacgataataataataattattatacatttatataacctacatttattaatttattttaattaaattttaacgAGACCAATCATTTCCATGATTGACATTCTGGATGGCTAATGAAGACGGCTCCAGCAAGTCCCGCCTTTCGGAAGAGGCTTGACGTCAGGAGTCTCCGCCCTGCTGCTTCCTCTTTCACAGTGGCCGTCGGCGTGAGACACCATGAAGGCGTCTGGCACAGTACGTAAAACTATTCTTAAATCATCTTACAGTCGATTAAACCTCACAAATAAGACCCGAAAATGCGTATAAGACACCCAGATGTGCATAACGGCGGCTTCAGCTGATCTGTGTGCAAAATTATAGCGTTAAATGTGCTTTGACGTGTTGATGTAGCGGAGTGAGCAACATGGCGGCTGGAGGATCCCCATGTGCTGTTAGACAAGCGCACACAATTAAAACATTGCTGTGATTTCGCTTTTTAACACGCGTTTAAGCACAGTTTAATTTGTTTTGCGTGAGATTGTGCACTTTAACTTGACGGCGGATTgtcttaaatgttattttaatgtcgCCCATCATCGTTGATTTAACGTGAGGCCTGGTGTATTCGTAGTAATAGTTCGCTTTAATAGACGTGTTTAGGTTAGCGTTGAGGATTTTAAAGAACAATTCTGCGTGTTTTATTGTCGGATGACTTTAATAAGAGTTATTAGTATAGATAAACTTTATTTCTTGTGTTCCAACACCTTTACCGACATCGAAATTACGCTATTTTACTGCCAAATATACAAAGAAAATCGTGTCAAAACACAAGAGAAGGCTTTAGGGGAGATGTGGAGGAATCTAATCCTACACGTAGTAGTATTAAGATAAAAACCTGGCCAATAAATCCTCAAATGCATAATTTGAACAGTGTAAGCAGATTAATGCACATCTGAGATGTGCCAGGCACTCTGCAGCAGgtgtacattttaattataatataagagCACAGTGTCAATTGTTTCTAATATTACACTTCAATAATGCTCAGTTCAAAGTTGAATCAAAAGCAGTTCAGATTATTCATGAGTTAAAGATACTCCTGCTTGTTTGATCTCTAGTGAActtaaacatttaacaaaagaGAAATGGCACTAGTTTAAAAATgccttattaataatttatttcaataagTCGCTGTTTGTGTATGAAACGCTTTTATAAACGTGTTTATCAAAGTGCAGCACAAGCGTACACCATTTAAAGCAAAGGACTAATAAACTGATGTAAGGCTCATGTGTTAAAAGCCAAATATTATAAATTAGTATTAAGacttgatttaaaaaacaaaagggtTTTAGTAAATTAGGGTGACAACTGAAGAGTTAAGATAAGAGTTAACTGAAGtgtttcaagaaacgactaaaaacccaactatttagtctccactacacttcctaatctgcaattgcctctctgaatatcacactaactgtaccaaaaaaaaaaatactaataatactaatacttcccttcttagactttacagacctgaaacttgcctatagcacttattcattgttgctcttggttgtgtaaattgcttccttgtcctcatttgtaagtcgctttggataaaagcgtctgctaaatgactgaatTTAAATGTAAGATGCCAAAACCTCCAAATGCCGTCTGAAATTGTGTCCTAAAGTGAGCATTTTACACAGCCTCATGTTCAAGTgtttcactttaaagacaataAAACTTAATCGTCACTATAAAAGTGAAATTTCTGAGCGAACACACAGAAGTCAGAGAAAAATGCTGAATTTATTAGAAATTATCAAATGACATTGAGGTTTCCAACTTCAAAAGCAGCCTTTTTAATCACTTCTAAGTGCACTTGTTGGAGTGTACGATTTAATTATCGTAGTGGTCGTCCATTttgatatttaaacaacaaaactaaaaccttaaatCATGGCGTTCTCATTTGCATGTCGAGTTTCTCCTCTGTACAGCGTGTGCTTGTCTCTGTGTGTTGTTGTCAGATGTGAAGTGTAATGCTGTGTTTGTGTCTCCAGCTTCGGGAATATAAGGTTGTTGGGCGTCTGTTGCCCTCAGTGAAAAACCCCGCACCTCCTCTGTACCGCATGAGGATCTTCGCCCCAAACCATGTGGTGGCAAAGTCTCGCTTCTGGTACTTCGTCTCCCAGCTGAGGAAGATGAAGAAGGCCTCTGGAGAGATCGTCTACTGCGGCCTGGTGCGAATGCCTTTTCACTCGAACAAATGCTGATGAATGATCCATGTGCTAGCTGTATATACTCTGTTCCCCGAGGTGTGAGGATGGGCAATGCGTTAGTGTTTGCATCATAACGTTAATCTACAATTAGTCTGTGAATTGATTGATTACAGTAGAGCAAGTGGGATAATTCTGCATGTTTGAGCTTGTTTACAAATACCAATACTAAATTCACCTCATAACACCAGTCGAGTGTGTGAAATAACTGAGTAGAAGATTCCAGGAGCTGTGATTTATTCAGGCTGTCTTATATCAGTGTAAGCTGATTGTACAGGAACCTCAAAGTGTTGCAGGATTTAATAATACGAGCACACAAACCCAAAGGTCATCTCTCCATCATGTCTTGCCCTTGCTATGTGTGCGCAAAGCAAACGGAACCTTGTCGCCTTTCATGGGCTGTGTGTTGACGTGCCTCTGGAAGTGAATTCAAGGAGCCACATCTGATCCtgtattaatgcattaattaatgttgattTGTCAGCTCGTTACTCGTTTAATCTCGAGTTGTCTTGTTTACCGCGCAGGTCTTTGAGAAATCTCCCCTGAAGGTGAAGAACTTTGGCATCTGGCTGCGCTACGACTCCCGCAGTGGAACCCACAACATGTACCGCGAGTACAGAGATCTGACCACGTCTGGAGCCGTCACCCAGTGCTGTGAGTTTCACACACACCTAGATAGGGCTGCACCCTGTAGAATTGCAATAATAGAGTGTGTATCACAGAGAGGTGCAGTACACTACATttatatggacccttttcacatttctgggctTCTCAGCAGCAGATGTTAGTTGTTGATTTGTAGATGATTTAATACATAatcaaatgcatataaatgtacttgtgttaaaaaaaatagcaCGAGAGAAACTCGTATGAGCCAATCAGAGACTGAGTATCTGTATAATTTACACTCATTCATTGTTTTAAAGGCTGAATGTTTGCACTTATTTTAGCCTGAATTGGATTTTGATCAGTATCTATTAGCTGTTTTAGGGTGTCAGCGGGGGCTTAATGTCATTAAAtctcaaaaacacaattttaggcattaataagtcttaaatctactgaactGTTGTGTTGGAGGTGTTAATTCTTTAAGCAGGTCTCAtctttcctttgttcatgtagaTCTACCCAATCAGCCAACAcctcaccaacaatccatctaaaTAAAACTTCTTTCTATTTAATATTGTAGTTTTTAACTATTTACCATAGTGGTTTAGTTATTTTCCTCACAATAACTCTTTCTGAAATGttttccatgtatttactgctgaggaagcTGACCTCTACATGATGTTGTGCATCATGTGTGTTTTTAAAacctaaaatattatatatatatatatatatatatatatatatatataagcagatTGTTGAAAAAAGACTAAGTATAtaactagagcttgcttgttttgacacaatatttggCTCAGAATTAACtaaaccatttattttttttaattattaaattattatttaaaacaaaaagtttgataaGGCAATTAAAACTTCCAACTGGgctcatctaaaaaaaaactccttACTGTTAAGCCGTGtgtgagtctaaaatttcattcataaaggtctttaaaagactgaggccctgtttacacgagtgcgttttagttttaaagcggcgttttagaatgaaaacgattcgCATacacactagcgtttctgaacagctctccatctCTACACCAAAACACTGTAAACACaccacgtgaccacacacacacactcgggcaAGCGCAgcagcctatctacccagatgagagctctgctcgtTCAGACtccatcaagcatctcccgctggatctaatctcactgtatgtattaaacgtgatatttcattcatcttgttgtctttatctaacgacatattccctgactttagtcattgtaatctattacttgttctcaggtaacgtgttttggctaatcgcaaagataagttaattaaTGGAACCACATAGcctataatctatatatatagtAATTGCTTGCCTTCATTTCCTATAATGTACAAACTTAGTGCatgttatactgttataatggccaatatcgattattaaaactgatattcagcagaagagagggGATGTTTAGtgttttcactgaaattgaaaggaggcagttgttatcggccaCACCGCGCAGATgatgctcatatatgcagcacaacgcctcaacatttctgctgtctaagttgctaatattaaaatgaaaataggcagttccttgaatcatgtttatattttattgctgagaaagtgaaacaacataaccagggtgatgtgaatgaagacaaagtacactgttccctttaaagatttccCCGTGTCCTCTGTAGTCTAttgtccatatcaaactgaggagggggagactgcagccttgatcaaactggCCAAGTCTGAACTTGCATGGacaggatgcaggactgaactgtgtgtgttaggctacttaatattgaggcaaagccccaatcagagaggagaatgtctgcagccccgcctccgttttcccccatccacactgagacagagcagcagcgctttagaatgaaaatggcctctccggtgtttccaaaacgctccgttttccgcacctgtagcaaaacttatgcgttttaaaacgagaacgcattagtgtaaacagggccttgaATTTAATTtgctgaaacctgcagaaactctgcaATTTATCGATTTTTTGAACGATCAGcacataaataaatgaggaaTGCACATAAATGACAATCCTGCATGCTGAAATagataatgtttaataataattttattttattacacaatgCTCATGCTCATGAAGTGATTTTTAATGCTGTTAATCCTAATGTGTTTATAGAGTTctatattttcaatgtttttatatatttaatatgcttttttttccacaatgaaaACTGCCGTAGAAGCTGGCATggcattaaacaaaaacaaacaattatatAATCTGAATTAATTttgtatgactttttttttaaatgtttcaaaatctGCAAGCACTGCAGCATCGCCTGTTTTCAGCTCATATTTCTGCTTTATCTTTCCTAATatcctaataaaaatatataaagtgaaTATAGCTCTTCAGAATTGTCCCATCACAATATATAGATATCGCAAAACTCACATTGTCCCGGTGTAATGCGTTCCAGTCCGTGATAATCTGCACACAAACCCAAAGGTCATCTCTCCATCATGTCTTGCCCTTGCTATGTGTGCGCAAAGAAAAAGGAACCTTGTCGCCTTTCATGGGCTGTGTGTTGACGTGCCTCTGAAAGTGAATTCAAGGAGCCACATCTGATCCTGTGTGTTTTAGACCCGCAGAACATTTCACTTCTGCATCGATATCACACTCATCATCTATTAATCCTCGTCCTTTAGGAAATGCGGGTGTGAATAAAGTGAAGCAGGAGTTTAACATCAATGTAAAGTGTTTAGTTTGCGCTGTATTTAAGGCCTGTAACTGAAAGATTCAACTGCATTTAAAACGTTtgtgtataataaattataatgcttaataacaaattatttg
The Danio rerio strain Tuebingen ecotype United States chromosome 4, GRCz12tu, whole genome shotgun sequence genome window above contains:
- the rpl18a gene encoding large ribosomal subunit protein eL20; the encoded protein is MKASGTLREYKVVGRLLPSVKNPAPPLYRMRIFAPNHVVAKSRFWYFVSQLRKMKKASGEIVYCGLVFEKSPLKVKNFGIWLRYDSRSGTHNMYREYRDLTTSGAVTQCYRDMGARHRARAHAIQIMKVQVIAANKCRRPAIKQFHDSKIKFPLPHRVLRRQHKPRFTTKRPNTFF
- the dynlt1b gene encoding dynein light chain Tctex-type 1 is translated as MDDDQTVEESAFIVDEVSSIVKESLEAVIGRNMYEHNRVSQWTSSVAEQCLGQLSKLGKPFKYIVTCIIMQKNGAGLQSASSCFWDNTTDGSCTVRWENKHLYCIVSVFGLAI
- the dynlt1b gene encoding dynein light chain Tctex-type 1 isoform X1, coding for MDDDQTVEESAFIVDEVSSIVKESLEAVIGRNMYEHNRVSQWTSSVAEQCLGQLSKLGKPFKYIGEKPVVGLCSIC